A part of Corynebacterium mustelae genomic DNA contains:
- the mca gene encoding mycothiol conjugate amidase Mca translates to MTGLRILAIHAHPDDESSKGAATMARYVAEGHRVMVLTCTGGERGDILNPAMDKPGVLENIKAVREQEMANAVAALGVEHKWLGYVDSGLPEGDPLPPLPEGSFALADTDEVTAKVVETIREFQPHVIITYDENGGYPHPDHLKVHEVSMRAWEDAGNPDYHPELGAAWEPKKLYYSHGFIRQRLGLFHNLLIDEGKPSPYTEILDRWKAHKGDIMLRVTTQVECSEYFPQRDDALRAHATQIDPAGTFFGTPIEVQQRLWPTEEFELAKTRVRTSLPEDSLLAGLE, encoded by the coding sequence GTGACCGGTTTGCGTATTCTTGCTATTCACGCCCACCCCGACGATGAATCGAGCAAAGGCGCAGCCACTATGGCGCGCTATGTTGCTGAGGGGCATCGCGTCATGGTGCTTACGTGTACTGGTGGGGAACGAGGCGACATTCTCAATCCAGCGATGGATAAACCGGGTGTTTTAGAAAACATCAAAGCCGTGCGCGAGCAGGAAATGGCAAACGCTGTTGCAGCCCTTGGGGTGGAGCACAAGTGGTTGGGTTACGTCGATTCTGGTCTACCGGAGGGGGATCCACTACCGCCGCTGCCGGAGGGTAGTTTCGCATTGGCGGATACTGACGAGGTGACCGCGAAAGTGGTGGAAACCATTCGCGAGTTTCAGCCGCATGTCATTATCACTTACGACGAAAATGGTGGTTATCCACATCCTGATCATCTTAAAGTCCATGAAGTCTCAATGCGTGCTTGGGAGGACGCGGGGAATCCCGACTACCACCCGGAGCTGGGTGCCGCCTGGGAGCCTAAGAAACTGTATTATTCGCATGGGTTTATCCGGCAGCGGTTGGGGCTTTTCCACAATTTGCTTATCGACGAAGGAAAGCCCAGCCCTTACACAGAGATCTTGGATCGATGGAAAGCACATAAAGGCGACATCATGCTGCGGGTGACCACACAGGTGGAATGTTCCGAATACTTCCCGCAACGCGATGATGCTTTGCGGGCGCACGCAACCCAGATTGATCCGGCCGGTACGTTCTTCGGTACACCGATTGAGGTTCAGCAGCGGTTGTGGCCCACGGAAGAATTTGAATTAGCTAAAACCAGAGTGCGTACTTCGTTGCCTGAGGATAGCCTGCTGGCTGGATTGGAATAA
- a CDS encoding isoprenyl transferase: MKKPNVVIPTLLYPLYERRLLREISGAKQPNHVAIMCDGNRRWAREAGFIDVSHGHRVGAKKIGEMVSWCADTDVELVTIYLLSTENLGREHDELQLLLDIICDVVDEISSPESNCRVRLVGHLDLLPEHIAHRLVASAELTANNTGVAVNVAVGYGGRQEIVDAVRELIATEAASGTSAEEMVDKISVESISSHLYTSGQPDPDLVIRTSGEQRLSGFLLWQAAYSEIWFTDTYWPAFRRLDFLRALREYSKRSRRFGK, translated from the coding sequence GTGAAGAAACCGAATGTCGTGATACCAACATTGCTCTACCCCCTTTATGAACGCCGATTATTGCGGGAAATTTCCGGGGCAAAACAACCAAATCACGTGGCGATAATGTGCGACGGCAATCGCAGGTGGGCCAGGGAAGCTGGTTTTATTGACGTAAGTCATGGACACCGGGTGGGGGCGAAGAAGATTGGTGAAATGGTTTCTTGGTGTGCAGACACCGATGTGGAACTGGTGACAATTTACTTGCTATCCACAGAAAATCTTGGCCGGGAACACGACGAATTACAACTTCTTCTTGACATCATTTGCGATGTTGTTGACGAGATTTCCTCCCCAGAAAGTAATTGTCGGGTGCGCTTGGTGGGGCATTTAGATCTGCTACCGGAACACATCGCGCACCGCCTGGTCGCCTCGGCGGAATTAACCGCGAATAACACTGGGGTGGCGGTGAATGTTGCGGTTGGATATGGGGGACGACAGGAGATTGTCGACGCGGTGCGGGAATTGATCGCCACCGAGGCAGCCAGCGGTACGAGTGCTGAGGAGATGGTGGACAAAATCAGTGTCGAGTCCATCTCCTCACATTTATATACTTCCGGCCAACCCGATCCGGATTTGGTTATCCGTACCTCCGGTGAACAGCGGTTATCAGGCTTTTTATTGTGGCAGGCGGCTTATTCAGAGATTTGGTTTACCGACACGTACTGGCCTGCTTTTCGACGCCTCGACTTCCTGCGTGCCTTGCGGGAATATTCAAAGCGATCAAGACGTTTTGGTAAGTGA
- a CDS encoding flavodoxin domain-containing protein, with the protein MATVYIRYKSAYSSTRHYAERLAELLGTEAYDLSIPVPDDGEPVVVLSYVHGPKIPAATCVSELHARASAPRPLAAVAVGMTPIDVAEEKDQLLELVPAECARFYLSGDLIYSTMQAKHKAIMTSIVTALRFKPKRNQGEQNIVDSYNVDTRTMDFAQLAPIVEWATRR; encoded by the coding sequence ATGGCCACTGTGTACATCAGATATAAGTCGGCATACTCTTCCACCCGCCACTATGCCGAACGCCTAGCGGAATTGCTAGGCACAGAGGCGTATGATCTTTCTATCCCAGTACCTGACGACGGTGAACCAGTTGTGGTTCTAAGCTACGTGCACGGACCAAAAATACCAGCGGCAACTTGCGTCTCGGAATTGCATGCACGTGCATCGGCGCCACGTCCACTGGCAGCGGTGGCGGTGGGGATGACTCCCATCGACGTGGCTGAAGAGAAAGATCAACTGCTAGAACTGGTTCCCGCAGAATGCGCCCGTTTTTATCTCAGTGGGGATCTCATTTACTCAACTATGCAGGCGAAGCATAAAGCGATTATGACCTCGATTGTGACTGCACTTCGGTTTAAGCCAAAGCGCAACCAGGGCGAACAAAATATCGTCGATAGCTACAACGTTGACACCAGAACCATGGATTTCGCGCAGTTAGCGCCAATTGTTGAGTGGGCTACCCGACGCTAG
- the coaA gene encoding type I pantothenate kinase, which yields MARPNDSSPYLDFDRSAWRELRKSFPQVLTEEDLEKLRGIGENIDLEEVAEVYLPLSRLIHLQVQARQELTAATETFLGERAQHVPFVIGVAGSVAVGKSTTARLLQVLLQRWPSHPHVDLITTDGFLYPAAELHRRGIMKRKGYPESYDQRALLRFVTDVKSGKPDVKAPVYSHTLYDRVPGEFITVNRPDILIVEGLNVLQTGPTLVVSDLFDFSVYVDAKTDDIERWYIERFLQLRSTVFRAPDAHFSHYAELPDSAAIREARDIWQTINLPNLVENILPTRVRASLVLTKRGDHSIHRVRMRKI from the coding sequence ATGGCCCGCCCCAATGACTCCAGCCCCTACCTGGATTTCGACCGCTCCGCCTGGCGAGAACTCCGTAAGTCCTTTCCCCAGGTGCTCACCGAAGAAGACTTGGAAAAACTCCGGGGCATTGGCGAAAACATTGACCTTGAAGAGGTCGCAGAAGTATATTTGCCACTCAGCCGTCTGATCCATCTTCAGGTTCAGGCGCGCCAGGAACTAACCGCCGCCACCGAAACATTCTTAGGCGAACGCGCCCAACATGTCCCCTTTGTCATTGGGGTCGCGGGTTCCGTAGCCGTTGGCAAATCCACCACCGCACGCCTATTGCAGGTACTACTACAGCGGTGGCCCAGCCATCCGCATGTTGATCTGATTACTACCGACGGATTCCTCTACCCGGCAGCGGAATTACATCGCCGAGGAATCATGAAGCGCAAAGGGTATCCAGAAAGCTACGATCAGCGGGCGCTGCTTCGGTTTGTCACCGACGTGAAATCTGGCAAACCGGATGTGAAAGCACCGGTGTATTCCCACACCCTTTATGATCGGGTGCCGGGGGAATTTATCACCGTCAACCGGCCCGACATCCTCATCGTCGAAGGCCTCAATGTCTTACAAACCGGCCCTACCCTGGTGGTTTCCGATTTATTCGATTTCTCCGTTTATGTCGACGCAAAAACCGACGATATTGAACGATGGTATATTGAACGCTTCCTACAACTGCGCTCCACCGTGTTCCGCGCTCCTGACGCGCACTTTTCCCACTACGCGGAATTGCCAGATAGCGCAGCAATCCGTGAGGCTCGCGATATCTGGCAAACGATTAATCTTCCAAACCTGGTGGAAAATATTTTACCCACCCGAGTACGTGCATCACTTGTGCTAACAAAGCGCGGTGATCACAGTATCCACCGGGTGAGGATGCGAAAAATTTAA
- the glyA gene encoding serine hydroxymethyltransferase yields the protein MTNDIRYQPLAQLDPEVAGAIAGELSRQRNTLEMIASENFVPRAVLQAQGSVFTNKYAEGYPGRRYYGGCEHADVVEDLARNRAKELFGAEFANVQPHAGAQANAAVLMALANPGDKIMGLSLAHGGHLTHGMHLNFSGKLYEVAAYEVDPTTFRVDMDKVREQALAQRPQVLIAGWSAYPRHQDFEAFRAIADEVGAKLWVDMAHFAGLVAAGLHPSPVPYADVVSTTVHKTLGGPRSGMILAKQEYAKPLNSAVFPGQQGGPLMHAVAAKAVAMKIAGTEEFKERQARTIEGAKIIAERLTAADCAAAGVDVLTGGTDVHLVLVDLRNSKLDGQQAEDLMHEVGITVNRNSVPFDPRPPMVTSGLRIGTPALATRGFDAEAFSQVADIIAEALTGKTDVATLRDRVTALAEQFPLYDGLEDWKLS from the coding sequence ATGACGAATGACATCAGGTATCAGCCACTTGCGCAGCTTGATCCAGAAGTCGCAGGTGCAATCGCGGGCGAGCTTTCCCGCCAGCGCAATACTTTGGAAATGATCGCTTCGGAAAACTTCGTGCCTCGTGCTGTGTTGCAGGCACAGGGATCGGTTTTCACCAATAAATACGCCGAAGGCTACCCCGGACGCCGCTACTACGGTGGCTGCGAGCACGCCGACGTTGTAGAAGATTTGGCACGTAACCGGGCAAAAGAACTTTTCGGCGCGGAATTTGCTAACGTTCAGCCGCATGCTGGTGCGCAGGCAAACGCTGCGGTTCTCATGGCACTGGCTAACCCAGGCGATAAAATCATGGGATTGTCGCTTGCACATGGTGGTCACCTCACTCACGGCATGCACTTGAATTTCTCCGGGAAATTGTATGAAGTTGCAGCTTACGAGGTTGATCCCACTACATTCCGGGTGGATATGGATAAGGTGCGCGAACAGGCCTTGGCGCAACGCCCGCAGGTGCTGATCGCCGGTTGGTCAGCCTACCCACGCCACCAGGATTTCGAGGCGTTTCGCGCCATCGCCGATGAGGTGGGTGCGAAGTTGTGGGTCGATATGGCTCACTTCGCTGGTCTGGTGGCAGCTGGTCTGCACCCAAGCCCAGTGCCATATGCTGATGTTGTCTCCACCACGGTTCACAAGACCTTGGGTGGTCCGCGTTCCGGCATGATTTTGGCGAAGCAGGAGTATGCTAAGCCACTCAACTCGGCGGTCTTCCCAGGTCAGCAGGGTGGTCCGCTGATGCACGCGGTTGCGGCTAAAGCCGTGGCCATGAAGATTGCGGGCACTGAAGAATTCAAGGAGCGCCAGGCGCGCACCATTGAAGGTGCGAAGATTATCGCCGAGCGGTTGACTGCGGCTGATTGCGCCGCAGCGGGCGTCGATGTGTTGACCGGCGGCACCGATGTGCACTTGGTTTTGGTGGATCTGCGCAACTCCAAGCTGGATGGGCAGCAGGCAGAAGACCTCATGCACGAGGTAGGTATCACCGTTAACCGCAATTCGGTTCCGTTTGATCCTCGTCCGCCAATGGTCACCTCGGGCCTGCGTATCGGAACCCCAGCGTTGGCTACCCGCGGTTTCGACGCGGAAGCGTTCAGCCAGGTTGCCGATATCATTGCTGAGGCGCTCACCGGTAAGACTGATGTGGCAACGCTACGTGATCGGGTAACCGCATTGGCGGAGCAATTCCCGCTTTACGACGGTTTAGAGGACTGGAAGCTTTCTTAA
- a CDS encoding MDR family MFS transporter has product MTLIKQKSAKHKPEVGRHTTSMTPEEQKRAWWVLGALMVSMLLASLDQMIFSTALPTIVGELGGVDHMMWVITAYLLAETIMLPIYGKLGDILGRKNLFIAALGIFLLGSVIGGMADSMTLLITGRAVQGIGAGGMMILSQAIIADIIPARDRGRYMGVMGGVFGLSSVLGPLLGGWFTEGVGWRWAFWMNLPLGIIAIAVAAVVIRIPRPAKAAVNWDYLGTFFMIIPTVSLILVSTWGGSQYAWTDPVILGLIASTVIAGTVLVIVERRAADPLIPLDFFANRNFALTTGAGLVLGIAMFGVLGYLPTYIQMVEGISATNAGFMMIPMMVGMLGFSIWSGNRITATGRYRHFPIIGMSITIGALMLLHGLTVDTPLWQIGLYLFILGAGLGLCMQVLVLIVQNSLPLEVVGSATAVNNFFRQIGASLGAALVGGVFVGNLSTLLEQRLPAAVASLSEAERTAIGAGSFDANHMTPALVQNLPTPLHDAFVGAYNDALTPVFLLLIPLVALSLILVSFVTHTPLRTTARLSGDHTTD; this is encoded by the coding sequence ATGACACTTATAAAACAGAAATCTGCAAAACATAAACCCGAAGTAGGTAGGCATACCACTTCTATGACGCCCGAGGAGCAAAAACGCGCCTGGTGGGTACTAGGTGCGCTCATGGTGAGCATGTTATTAGCAAGCCTCGACCAGATGATCTTCTCCACCGCGCTGCCGACCATCGTCGGCGAACTCGGCGGGGTCGACCACATGATGTGGGTTATCACCGCCTATCTTTTAGCCGAAACCATCATGCTGCCGATCTATGGAAAATTAGGCGACATACTAGGCCGGAAGAATCTTTTCATCGCAGCTTTGGGGATTTTCTTGCTAGGTTCGGTTATCGGCGGCATGGCTGATTCCATGACGCTTTTGATTACCGGCCGCGCGGTCCAAGGCATTGGCGCAGGCGGCATGATGATTTTATCCCAGGCGATTATCGCCGACATCATTCCGGCACGGGACCGCGGCCGCTATATGGGTGTGATGGGCGGCGTATTCGGGCTCTCCTCCGTCCTCGGGCCGCTACTCGGCGGCTGGTTTACCGAAGGCGTCGGCTGGCGCTGGGCATTTTGGATGAATCTGCCGTTAGGTATCATCGCGATCGCCGTGGCCGCTGTCGTCATTCGGATTCCCCGCCCTGCGAAAGCGGCAGTTAATTGGGATTACCTCGGTACGTTCTTCATGATTATCCCCACCGTTTCGTTGATTCTGGTTAGCACCTGGGGCGGCTCGCAATATGCGTGGACCGATCCGGTGATTCTTGGGCTTATCGCCAGCACAGTTATTGCCGGCACCGTCCTCGTGATCGTGGAACGACGCGCCGCCGATCCGCTGATTCCGCTGGATTTCTTCGCCAACCGGAATTTCGCGCTGACCACCGGCGCCGGCTTGGTATTGGGAATCGCTATGTTCGGCGTTTTAGGGTACTTACCCACCTACATCCAAATGGTGGAGGGGATCTCCGCCACCAATGCTGGATTCATGATGATCCCCATGATGGTTGGCATGTTAGGGTTTTCCATCTGGTCGGGAAATCGCATCACCGCCACCGGCCGCTACCGCCACTTCCCTATCATCGGCATGTCGATCACCATCGGCGCGCTGATGCTATTGCACGGATTAACGGTGGATACGCCGTTATGGCAGATCGGGCTGTATTTGTTTATTTTGGGTGCCGGGTTGGGCCTATGCATGCAGGTGCTGGTTCTGATTGTGCAAAACTCGTTGCCGCTAGAGGTAGTTGGTTCAGCCACAGCGGTCAATAATTTCTTCCGCCAAATCGGTGCCTCACTGGGTGCCGCCTTGGTTGGTGGTGTGTTCGTGGGCAATCTCTCCACCCTGTTAGAACAGCGGCTGCCTGCGGCGGTGGCGTCGTTAAGCGAAGCAGAGCGCACAGCGATCGGTGCCGGTTCCTTCGACGCGAACCACATGACCCCAGCGTTGGTGCAAAATCTCCCCACCCCGCTTCACGATGCTTTCGTCGGCGCCTATAACGACGCCTTGACCCCGGTGTTTTTGCTGCTGATCCCACTGGTGGCGCTAAGCCTGATTTTGGTTAGTTTTGTCACCCATACCCCACTGCGCACCACAGCGCGGTTAAGCGGCGATCATACGACCGACTAG
- a CDS encoding TetR/AcrR family transcriptional regulator, with product MTQQQKSHRETKRAKTYAILEEISTRLILEKGMSHVTIDEIAAEAGISKRTFFNYFPTKEDAILGPAPTPLTKEHNEQFIAVDHSNLTKAALEVLLDMIFDPVRHTFNSVTYTRRHRILEAEPELLRQHFARFHQAQEQVERLIEEYLATHPNRQRTKATPAAEALIVTGIAVSAIRSAYMLTKATDPIEPHAFKAVARDVLADSTTILQSKA from the coding sequence ATGACGCAACAACAAAAATCTCATCGCGAAACCAAACGCGCCAAAACCTATGCCATTCTTGAAGAAATCTCCACCCGGCTGATCTTAGAAAAAGGCATGTCGCATGTGACCATCGACGAAATTGCCGCCGAAGCCGGAATTTCCAAACGCACGTTTTTCAATTACTTCCCCACCAAAGAAGATGCAATCTTAGGGCCAGCCCCCACCCCGCTGACCAAAGAACATAATGAACAATTCATTGCAGTCGATCACTCCAATCTGACCAAGGCAGCGTTAGAAGTACTGCTAGATATGATCTTTGATCCGGTGCGGCACACATTCAATTCCGTCACTTACACCAGGCGGCATCGCATCTTAGAAGCGGAACCAGAACTCCTCCGACAGCACTTCGCGCGGTTTCACCAAGCTCAAGAACAGGTCGAGCGGCTCATCGAGGAGTATTTGGCCACCCACCCCAACCGGCAACGCACCAAAGCCACCCCCGCAGCGGAAGCGTTGATCGTCACCGGCATTGCGGTATCAGCAATTCGCTCGGCGTACATGCTGACTAAAGCTACGGATCCGATAGAGCCACACGCCTTTAAAGCCGTAGCACGTGATGTATTAGCCGATTCCACCACAATTCTTCAATCGAAAGCATAA
- the pabB gene encoding aminodeoxychorismate synthase component I codes for MRVLVIDHRDSFTYNLVSYIEDIIGARPVVLSYDADYDIADVEKFDAIVLSPGPGRVDNPSDIGKTLDVIRETTVPILGVCLGHQAINYAWGGGTTRAPEPVHGRTSLVEHDGTGLFAGIENPVTVVRYHSLIADPIANDITITARSTDGITMAIAHASKPQWGVQFHPESIGGFDGHRLLENFLRLAAKHTGKDFVTNAAGAGGELAEDPTDDKPGSSESCQWKVEARTLDFAVDAAAAFHHLYREKTATFWFDAGDNNHPDGKVSYFGDNSGPHSGGEHIDGSDSGALYVAEKELFSACTRDVDHLDLDFTLGWVGFVSYEVKNICGHSASAVQHYPTTSFIFTDRVIAVDHRRNKTHILFLLETESGQEDGTMSQPARDTAANAAQYEWAQAICDQLRTLQPVPIPADPITIGPLYARHNKQEYLAKIAACQEYIRAGDSYEICLTNQLTANVVSCDPLGTYLKFRDLNPAPFGAFLNFGDQIILSSSPERFIKVTPERVIESRPIKGTRKRSENPVVDNQLKADLATNPKDRSENLMIVDLVRNDLARIARPGTVMVPAPFVVESFATVHQLVSTVTAELAPENTLADVFFATFPGGSMTGAPKYRSMDIIEELEGGPRGIYSGAVGYFSLNGAMDFSMVIRTIVIRDGLLEYGVGGAILALSDPEEEYQETITKAAPLLKLVGQEFPQ; via the coding sequence GTGCGTGTCCTCGTTATCGATCATCGTGATTCATTTACCTACAACCTGGTCTCCTACATTGAAGACATCATCGGCGCCCGCCCTGTTGTCTTAAGCTACGATGCGGACTACGACATTGCGGACGTCGAAAAGTTCGATGCCATCGTGCTGTCACCGGGGCCCGGTCGGGTCGATAACCCCAGTGACATCGGAAAAACCCTTGACGTTATCCGGGAAACCACCGTTCCCATTTTGGGCGTTTGCCTGGGACACCAAGCCATCAATTACGCCTGGGGCGGCGGCACCACCCGGGCACCGGAACCCGTGCACGGGCGAACCTCGCTGGTAGAACACGACGGCACCGGATTATTCGCAGGGATAGAAAACCCGGTGACCGTCGTCCGGTACCACTCGCTTATTGCCGATCCCATCGCGAACGACATTACAATCACCGCACGTTCTACCGACGGCATCACCATGGCGATCGCCCATGCGAGCAAGCCTCAGTGGGGCGTACAATTCCACCCCGAATCCATCGGCGGTTTCGACGGGCATAGGCTACTGGAAAACTTCCTGCGGCTCGCAGCTAAGCATACAGGCAAAGATTTCGTCACCAATGCTGCTGGTGCTGGCGGCGAACTAGCTGAAGACCCAACTGACGACAAACCCGGATCAAGCGAATCGTGCCAGTGGAAAGTCGAAGCCCGAACCCTCGATTTTGCGGTCGATGCCGCTGCGGCCTTTCACCACCTATACCGCGAAAAGACGGCTACCTTTTGGTTCGATGCTGGCGATAACAACCACCCCGATGGCAAAGTAAGCTACTTCGGCGATAATTCCGGCCCGCATTCTGGCGGCGAACACATCGACGGTAGTGATAGTGGGGCGTTGTATGTCGCCGAGAAGGAACTGTTTAGCGCCTGCACCCGCGACGTCGACCATCTCGACCTTGATTTCACCCTCGGCTGGGTCGGATTCGTCTCCTATGAAGTCAAAAATATCTGCGGTCATTCCGCCTCAGCAGTGCAGCACTATCCCACCACGTCGTTTATCTTCACCGATCGGGTCATCGCGGTCGATCATCGCCGTAATAAAACCCACATCCTGTTTTTACTGGAAACCGAAAGCGGGCAGGAAGACGGAACCATGTCGCAGCCAGCACGCGATACCGCAGCCAACGCCGCACAATATGAGTGGGCGCAGGCAATATGTGACCAGCTTCGCACGCTGCAACCGGTTCCCATCCCGGCCGATCCGATCACGATCGGACCGCTTTACGCCCGGCATAACAAACAGGAGTACCTAGCCAAGATAGCCGCCTGCCAGGAGTACATCCGCGCCGGGGACAGCTACGAGATTTGTTTAACAAACCAGCTCACTGCCAATGTTGTTTCGTGTGATCCACTGGGAACGTACCTTAAATTCCGGGACCTTAACCCCGCCCCTTTCGGTGCATTCCTCAATTTCGGCGACCAGATTATTCTTTCCAGCTCGCCGGAACGGTTTATTAAAGTCACGCCCGAGCGGGTTATCGAATCCCGCCCTATCAAGGGAACCCGGAAACGCAGCGAAAATCCTGTGGTCGATAACCAGCTAAAGGCAGACCTTGCGACCAACCCCAAAGACCGGTCGGAAAACCTCATGATCGTCGATCTGGTGCGCAACGATTTAGCCCGGATCGCACGGCCTGGAACGGTCATGGTCCCAGCACCGTTTGTCGTGGAATCCTTTGCCACCGTGCATCAATTGGTCAGCACCGTCACCGCCGAATTGGCCCCGGAAAACACCCTGGCGGACGTATTTTTCGCCACCTTCCCCGGCGGCTCCATGACTGGCGCGCCGAAGTACCGGTCGATGGACATCATTGAGGAATTAGAAGGCGGGCCGCGCGGAATCTATTCCGGCGCGGTTGGCTATTTCAGCTTGAACGGTGCCATGGATTTCTCCATGGTCATTCGAACCATCGTGATCCGCGATGGCCTGCTGGAATACGGGGTGGGCGGAGCCATTTTGGCTTTAAGCGACCCGGAAGAAGAATACCAGGAGACCATCACCAAAGCCGCACCGTTATTGAAATTGGTCGGTCAGGAATTCCCACAATGA
- a CDS encoding aminotransferase class IV, which translates to MSFNLDPGSEQFVPAKNPPAVTPRIIDSFLVDDGRIRSVESHCHRFGRSIYAEFPATRYLLNTGDVESFTVSLLAALATIMPVAGQWFPRLEYYPETDDIRFLLRTAPNQRSHTALWVPETPDPRLKPRIKGWDLDELTALNATARRNGCDDALLVNPAGAAIETAFGALAVIVDGTICAAETGVLESVTWKLTQNLLPTTEACLSPQELIHYPVIVGNALHGWTEVPEILIGSTRHRLPTAPELVRRLNAALSNHAVDIRTF; encoded by the coding sequence ATGAGTTTCAATCTAGACCCAGGTAGCGAGCAGTTTGTTCCAGCTAAGAATCCACCAGCCGTAACTCCCCGGATCATTGATTCTTTCCTGGTGGATGATGGGCGAATCCGTAGCGTGGAAAGCCACTGCCACCGATTCGGTCGCAGCATCTACGCGGAATTTCCTGCTACTCGTTATCTGCTGAACACCGGCGACGTCGAAAGTTTTACTGTATCGCTCCTCGCAGCGCTTGCAACCATCATGCCGGTAGCAGGGCAGTGGTTTCCCAGATTGGAATACTATCCAGAAACCGACGACATTCGGTTTCTACTCCGCACGGCCCCCAATCAGCGCAGCCACACCGCACTATGGGTGCCCGAAACCCCAGACCCACGGCTCAAACCCCGGATCAAAGGGTGGGATTTAGACGAACTAACAGCGTTGAATGCTACCGCTCGCAGAAACGGTTGTGACGACGCCTTATTAGTCAACCCGGCGGGTGCTGCGATCGAAACGGCCTTTGGGGCGTTAGCGGTTATCGTCGATGGCACCATCTGTGCAGCCGAAACCGGCGTTTTAGAATCGGTCACGTGGAAGCTGACACAGAACTTACTCCCCACAACCGAGGCTTGCCTTAGCCCACAAGAGCTTATCCACTACCCGGTGATCGTCGGAAACGCGCTCCACGGTTGGACTGAAGTGCCCGAAATACTCATCGGCTCCACCCGACATCGGTTACCCACCGCACCGGAATTAGTACGGCGACTCAATGCCGCATTGTCGAACCACGCCGTCGATATTCGAACCTTTTAG
- a CDS encoding DUF5997 family protein, with the protein MEVNATVVCVNEESVRKPSGTAMKPQTAAKKLGIFLPATPEEFQANALTHEEFVALQKNPPEWLVQLRRTGPHPRPVVAQKLGITIAALKRNGMDKALTTAEIKELLENQPDWLRAARTALAESRTGDSDETVEE; encoded by the coding sequence ATGGAAGTTAATGCTACCGTTGTTTGTGTGAATGAAGAATCTGTACGCAAGCCATCCGGCACCGCAATGAAGCCCCAAACTGCGGCAAAGAAGCTGGGGATATTTTTGCCAGCCACGCCAGAGGAGTTCCAAGCTAACGCGTTGACCCACGAGGAATTTGTGGCATTGCAGAAGAATCCACCGGAGTGGTTGGTTCAGTTGCGCCGTACTGGGCCGCATCCGCGCCCGGTGGTTGCCCAAAAACTTGGTATCACAATTGCCGCACTCAAGCGCAATGGTATGGATAAGGCACTGACCACCGCTGAGATCAAGGAACTACTGGAAAACCAACCCGATTGGTTGCGTGCCGCCCGCACCGCGTTGGCCGAAAGTCGGACCGGGGATTCGGATGAGACAGTGGAAGAGTAA
- a CDS encoding LysR family transcriptional regulator substrate-binding protein gives MLSLSFVTGTEPDKWCGRFTERTRHGGLTPTSSDDPLASVIAGTADLGLVRLPDARVDDSMYVVTLYDEQLGVAVNKDHTLTLLETLTESDITDEIIHYRLPATAILTGETIAEIRTHLQVVAAGVGAVIAPRPLLKNLSGNLVEHRELSDPHVTATTIALVWRKEKDNDAIQDFVGIAKGRTANSSRQAQPKKTAREKALAKKARTASARSGKSGKDTTKTASNKARRGGVDKQKPRKRRTKK, from the coding sequence ATGTTGAGCTTAAGCTTCGTAACCGGCACCGAACCCGACAAGTGGTGCGGTCGCTTCACCGAACGCACCCGCCACGGCGGATTAACCCCGACAAGCAGCGACGATCCGCTCGCGTCGGTCATCGCCGGTACCGCCGACCTGGGACTAGTACGACTACCCGACGCTCGCGTCGACGACAGCATGTACGTGGTAACGCTTTACGACGAACAACTGGGCGTGGCTGTTAACAAAGACCACACCCTCACCCTGTTGGAAACCCTCACCGAATCTGATATCACCGACGAAATCATTCACTACCGGCTACCAGCGACCGCTATTCTCACCGGCGAAACCATAGCCGAGATTCGCACCCACCTCCAGGTGGTTGCCGCCGGGGTTGGAGCAGTGATCGCCCCACGACCACTGTTGAAAAACTTAAGCGGAAATCTCGTGGAGCATCGTGAACTTTCCGACCCCCATGTAACCGCCACCACCATTGCATTGGTATGGCGAAAAGAAAAAGACAACGACGCAATTCAAGATTTCGTCGGAATCGCCAAAGGCCGAACCGCTAATTCCTCCCGCCAGGCACAACCGAAGAAAACTGCGCGGGAAAAAGCACTGGCCAAAAAAGCCCGTACTGCTTCGGCCCGCTCCGGAAAATCCGGCAAAGACACAACTAAGACCGCGTCAAACAAGGCGCGCCGGGGTGGCGTCGACAAGCAAAAACCTAGAAAACGCCGCACCAAAAAATAA